A single Anopheles arabiensis isolate DONGOLA chromosome X, AaraD3, whole genome shotgun sequence DNA region contains:
- the LOC120906770 gene encoding tropomodulin-1 isoform X8, giving the protein MAETYEEYEETHHVTRKSVTTFKIEESKNMTSSSTTTKTITTPAKLYGKDVGAYDDIDVDELLAQLSPEEITMLAKEVDPDDSFLPPSQRTNYECDKAPTGPLDRKKLIDHINKQALETPDRPELEPFVPGVVRGKKWIPPPQAAKLQAADEQIAIDLGDEYEQALSDATQEEIIDLAAILGFHSMMNQDQYHASLLNKGQPVGLGWDGITKSAIPKIFPAEAPNTTDPEETIQRIKSDDSKLVEVNLNNIKTISDEQFDKLFEALKSNTHLEVLSLTNVGLTDRTALMLAAALEQNHALRVLNVETNFISPTVIVTLVKSLLTQMTIEEFRASNQRSQVFGNKIEMEITELVEKNTTLLRLGLHLEFNDARHRVAAHLQRNIDRIRKNLSQRLQFRFFQNMHRKQTTMIQ; this is encoded by the exons ATGGCCGAAACGTATGAGGAGTACGAGGAGACGCACCATGTCACCAGAAAGTCCGTGACCACCTTCAAGATCGAGGAA AGCAAAAACATG ACGTCGTCGTCGACCACCACCAAAACCATCACGACACCGGCCAAACTGTACGGCAAGGATGTCGGCGCGTACGACGATATCGATGTGGACGAGCTGCTCGCCCAGCTGTCGCCGGAGGAGATCACCATGCTCGCCAAGGAGGTCGATCCGGAT GATTCGTTTCTGCCGCCCAGCCAGCGTACCAACTACGAGTGTGATAAGGCACCGACCGGGCCGCTCGATCGCAAGAAGCTGATCGACCATATTAACAAGCAGGCGCTGGAAACGCCGGACCGCCCGGAGCTGGAACCGTTTGTGCCGGGCGTCGTGCGTGGCAAAAAG TGGATACCACCACCGCAAGCGGCGAAGCTGCAGGCGGCCGACGAGCAGATCGCAATCGATCTCGGCGACGAGTACGAGCAGGCGCTGTCCGATGCGACGCAGGAGGAGATCATCGATCTGGCCGCCATCCTTGGCTTCCACTCGATGATGAACCAGGACCAGTATCACGCCTCGCTGCTCAACAAGGGCCAGCCGGTCGGGCTCGGCTGGGACGGCATCACCAAGTCGGCCATACCGAAGATCTTCCCGGCCGAGGCGCCGAACACGACCGATCCGGAGGAAACGATCCAGCGCATCAAGAGCGACGACAGCAAGCTGGTGGAGGTGAACCTAAACAACATCAAG ACCATCTCGGACGAGCAGTTCGATAAGCTGTTCGAGGCGCTCAAGTCGAACACACACCTGGAGGTGCTGTCGCTCACGAACGTTGGGCTGACCGACCGTACCGCGCTAATGTTGGCTGCCGCGCTCGAACAGAACCACGCCCTGCGGGTGCTGAACGTTGAGACGAACTTCATCAGCCCGACGGTGATTGTGACGCTGGTCAAGAGCCTCCTCACGCAGATGACGATCGAGGAGTTCCGTGCCTCGAACCAG CGATCGCAAGTGTTCGGCAACAAGATCGAGATGGAGattaccgagctggtcgaaaAGAATACCACCCTGCTGCGGCTGGGTTTGCATTTGGAGTTCAACGATGCCCGGCATCGGGTAGCCGCCCATCTGCAGCGTAACATCGACAGAA TAAGAAAAAATCTCTCACAGCGGCTGCAGtttagattttttcaaaacatgcataggaaacaaacaaccatGATACAGTGA
- the LOC120906770 gene encoding tropomodulin-1 isoform X11, translating into MLAKEVDPDDSFLPPSQRTNYECDKAPTGPLDRKKLIDHINKQALETPDRPELEPFVPGVVRGKKWIPPPQAAKLQAADEQIAIDLGDEYEQALSDATQEEIIDLAAILGFHSMMNQDQYHASLLNKGQPVGLGWDGITKSAIPKIFPAEAPNTTDPEETIQRIKSDDSKLVEVNLNNIKTISDEQFDKLFEALKSNTHLEVLSLTNVGLTDRTALMLAAALEQNHALRVLNVETNFISPTVIVTLVKSLLTQMTIEEFRASNQRSQVFGNKIEMEITELVEKNTTLLRLGLHLEFNDARHRVAAHLQRNIDRIRVDKRDGRSSRGSYYRPVRIEEELAEMSDVEEEPEEEEEPEVEVPPADYDVEEDPDNVVIRPPPSDDEDIKKKSLTAAAV; encoded by the exons ATGCTCGCCAAGGAGGTCGATCCGGAT GATTCGTTTCTGCCGCCCAGCCAGCGTACCAACTACGAGTGTGATAAGGCACCGACCGGGCCGCTCGATCGCAAGAAGCTGATCGACCATATTAACAAGCAGGCGCTGGAAACGCCGGACCGCCCGGAGCTGGAACCGTTTGTGCCGGGCGTCGTGCGTGGCAAAAAG TGGATACCACCACCGCAAGCGGCGAAGCTGCAGGCGGCCGACGAGCAGATCGCAATCGATCTCGGCGACGAGTACGAGCAGGCGCTGTCCGATGCGACGCAGGAGGAGATCATCGATCTGGCCGCCATCCTTGGCTTCCACTCGATGATGAACCAGGACCAGTATCACGCCTCGCTGCTCAACAAGGGCCAGCCGGTCGGGCTCGGCTGGGACGGCATCACCAAGTCGGCCATACCGAAGATCTTCCCGGCCGAGGCGCCGAACACGACCGATCCGGAGGAAACGATCCAGCGCATCAAGAGCGACGACAGCAAGCTGGTGGAGGTGAACCTAAACAACATCAAG ACCATCTCGGACGAGCAGTTCGATAAGCTGTTCGAGGCGCTCAAGTCGAACACACACCTGGAGGTGCTGTCGCTCACGAACGTTGGGCTGACCGACCGTACCGCGCTAATGTTGGCTGCCGCGCTCGAACAGAACCACGCCCTGCGGGTGCTGAACGTTGAGACGAACTTCATCAGCCCGACGGTGATTGTGACGCTGGTCAAGAGCCTCCTCACGCAGATGACGATCGAGGAGTTCCGTGCCTCGAACCAG CGATCGCAAGTGTTCGGCAACAAGATCGAGATGGAGattaccgagctggtcgaaaAGAATACCACCCTGCTGCGGCTGGGTTTGCATTTGGAGTTCAACGATGCCCGGCATCGGGTAGCCGCCCATCTGCAGCGTAACATCGACAGAA tTCGAGTCGACAAGCGTGACGGGCGCTCGTCCCGCGGCAGCTACTATCGGCCGGTTCGCATCGAGGAGGAGCTCGCCGAAATGTCGGACGTCGAAGAGGaaccggaggaggaggaggagccgGAAGTTGAGGTGCCGCCCGCCGACTACGACGTCGAGGAGGATCCGGACAACGTGGTGATCCGTCCGCCACCATCCGACGACGAAGATAT TAAGAAAAAATCTCTCACAGCGGCTGCAGtttag
- the LOC120906770 gene encoding tropomodulin-1 isoform X4: MSCSVRHVQISKNMTSSSTTTKTITTPAKLYGKDVGAYDDIDVDELLAQLSPEEITMLAKEVDPDDSFLPPSQRTNYECDKAPTGPLDRKKLIDHINKQALETPDRPELEPFVPGVVRGKKWIPPPQAAKLQAADEQIAIDLGDEYEQALSDATQEEIIDLAAILGFHSMMNQDQYHASLLNKGQPVGLGWDGITKSAIPKIFPAEAPNTTDPEETIQRIKSDDSKLVEVNLNNIKTISDEQFDKLFEALKSNTHLEVLSLTNVGLTDRTALMLAAALEQNHALRVLNVETNFISPTVIVTLVKSLLTQMTIEEFRASNQRSQVFGNKIEMEITELVEKNTTLLRLGLHLEFNDARHRVAAHLQRNIDRIRVDKRDGRSSRGSYYRPVRIEEELAEMSDVEEEPEEEEEPEVEVPPADYDVEEDPDNVVIRPPPSDDEDIKKKSLTAAAV; encoded by the exons ATGTCCTGTAGTGTGCGCCACGTACAGATA AGCAAAAACATG ACGTCGTCGTCGACCACCACCAAAACCATCACGACACCGGCCAAACTGTACGGCAAGGATGTCGGCGCGTACGACGATATCGATGTGGACGAGCTGCTCGCCCAGCTGTCGCCGGAGGAGATCACCATGCTCGCCAAGGAGGTCGATCCGGAT GATTCGTTTCTGCCGCCCAGCCAGCGTACCAACTACGAGTGTGATAAGGCACCGACCGGGCCGCTCGATCGCAAGAAGCTGATCGACCATATTAACAAGCAGGCGCTGGAAACGCCGGACCGCCCGGAGCTGGAACCGTTTGTGCCGGGCGTCGTGCGTGGCAAAAAG TGGATACCACCACCGCAAGCGGCGAAGCTGCAGGCGGCCGACGAGCAGATCGCAATCGATCTCGGCGACGAGTACGAGCAGGCGCTGTCCGATGCGACGCAGGAGGAGATCATCGATCTGGCCGCCATCCTTGGCTTCCACTCGATGATGAACCAGGACCAGTATCACGCCTCGCTGCTCAACAAGGGCCAGCCGGTCGGGCTCGGCTGGGACGGCATCACCAAGTCGGCCATACCGAAGATCTTCCCGGCCGAGGCGCCGAACACGACCGATCCGGAGGAAACGATCCAGCGCATCAAGAGCGACGACAGCAAGCTGGTGGAGGTGAACCTAAACAACATCAAG ACCATCTCGGACGAGCAGTTCGATAAGCTGTTCGAGGCGCTCAAGTCGAACACACACCTGGAGGTGCTGTCGCTCACGAACGTTGGGCTGACCGACCGTACCGCGCTAATGTTGGCTGCCGCGCTCGAACAGAACCACGCCCTGCGGGTGCTGAACGTTGAGACGAACTTCATCAGCCCGACGGTGATTGTGACGCTGGTCAAGAGCCTCCTCACGCAGATGACGATCGAGGAGTTCCGTGCCTCGAACCAG CGATCGCAAGTGTTCGGCAACAAGATCGAGATGGAGattaccgagctggtcgaaaAGAATACCACCCTGCTGCGGCTGGGTTTGCATTTGGAGTTCAACGATGCCCGGCATCGGGTAGCCGCCCATCTGCAGCGTAACATCGACAGAA tTCGAGTCGACAAGCGTGACGGGCGCTCGTCCCGCGGCAGCTACTATCGGCCGGTTCGCATCGAGGAGGAGCTCGCCGAAATGTCGGACGTCGAAGAGGaaccggaggaggaggaggagccgGAAGTTGAGGTGCCGCCCGCCGACTACGACGTCGAGGAGGATCCGGACAACGTGGTGATCCGTCCGCCACCATCCGACGACGAAGATAT TAAGAAAAAATCTCTCACAGCGGCTGCAGtttag
- the LOC120906770 gene encoding tropomodulin isoform X10, whose protein sequence is MAETYEEYEETHHVTRKSVTTFKIEESKNMTSSSTTTKTITTPAKLYGKDVGAYDDIDVDELLAQLSPEEITMLAKEVDPDDSFLPPSQRTNYECDKAPTGPLDRKKLIDHINKQALETPDRPELEPFVPGVVRGKKWIPPPQAAKLQAADEQIAIDLGDEYEQALSDATQEEIIDLAAILGFHSMMNQDQYHASLLNKGQPVGLGWDGITKSAIPKIFPAEAPNTTDPEETIQRIKSDDSKLVEVNLNNIKTISDEQFDKLFEALKSNTHLEVLSLTNVGLTDRTALMLAAALEQNHALRVLNVETNFISPTVIVTLVKSLLTQMTIEEFRASNQRSQVFGNKIEMEITELVEKNTTLLRLGLHLEFNDARHRVAAHLQRNIDRIRQARLTQNK, encoded by the exons ATGGCCGAAACGTATGAGGAGTACGAGGAGACGCACCATGTCACCAGAAAGTCCGTGACCACCTTCAAGATCGAGGAA AGCAAAAACATG ACGTCGTCGTCGACCACCACCAAAACCATCACGACACCGGCCAAACTGTACGGCAAGGATGTCGGCGCGTACGACGATATCGATGTGGACGAGCTGCTCGCCCAGCTGTCGCCGGAGGAGATCACCATGCTCGCCAAGGAGGTCGATCCGGAT GATTCGTTTCTGCCGCCCAGCCAGCGTACCAACTACGAGTGTGATAAGGCACCGACCGGGCCGCTCGATCGCAAGAAGCTGATCGACCATATTAACAAGCAGGCGCTGGAAACGCCGGACCGCCCGGAGCTGGAACCGTTTGTGCCGGGCGTCGTGCGTGGCAAAAAG TGGATACCACCACCGCAAGCGGCGAAGCTGCAGGCGGCCGACGAGCAGATCGCAATCGATCTCGGCGACGAGTACGAGCAGGCGCTGTCCGATGCGACGCAGGAGGAGATCATCGATCTGGCCGCCATCCTTGGCTTCCACTCGATGATGAACCAGGACCAGTATCACGCCTCGCTGCTCAACAAGGGCCAGCCGGTCGGGCTCGGCTGGGACGGCATCACCAAGTCGGCCATACCGAAGATCTTCCCGGCCGAGGCGCCGAACACGACCGATCCGGAGGAAACGATCCAGCGCATCAAGAGCGACGACAGCAAGCTGGTGGAGGTGAACCTAAACAACATCAAG ACCATCTCGGACGAGCAGTTCGATAAGCTGTTCGAGGCGCTCAAGTCGAACACACACCTGGAGGTGCTGTCGCTCACGAACGTTGGGCTGACCGACCGTACCGCGCTAATGTTGGCTGCCGCGCTCGAACAGAACCACGCCCTGCGGGTGCTGAACGTTGAGACGAACTTCATCAGCCCGACGGTGATTGTGACGCTGGTCAAGAGCCTCCTCACGCAGATGACGATCGAGGAGTTCCGTGCCTCGAACCAG CGATCGCAAGTGTTCGGCAACAAGATCGAGATGGAGattaccgagctggtcgaaaAGAATACCACCCTGCTGCGGCTGGGTTTGCATTTGGAGTTCAACGATGCCCGGCATCGGGTAGCCGCCCATCTGCAGCGTAACATCGACAGAA TACGCCAGGCACGTCTGACCCAGAACAAGTAA
- the LOC120906770 gene encoding tropomodulin-1 isoform X5: protein MTSSSTTTKTITTPAKLYGKDVGAYDDIDVDELLAQLSPEEITMLAKEVDPDDSFLPPSQRTNYECDKAPTGPLDRKKLIDHINKQALETPDRPELEPFVPGVVRGKKWIPPPQAAKLQAADEQIAIDLGDEYEQALSDATQEEIIDLAAILGFHSMMNQDQYHASLLNKGQPVGLGWDGITKSAIPKIFPAEAPNTTDPEETIQRIKSDDSKLVEVNLNNIKTISDEQFDKLFEALKSNTHLEVLSLTNVGLTDRTALMLAAALEQNHALRVLNVETNFISPTVIVTLVKSLLTQMTIEEFRASNQRSQVFGNKIEMEITELVEKNTTLLRLGLHLEFNDARHRVAAHLQRNIDRIRVDKRDGRSSRGSYYRPVRIEEELAEMSDVEEEPEEEEEPEVEVPPADYDVEEDPDNVVIRPPPSDDEDIKKKSLTAAAV from the exons ATG ACGTCGTCGTCGACCACCACCAAAACCATCACGACACCGGCCAAACTGTACGGCAAGGATGTCGGCGCGTACGACGATATCGATGTGGACGAGCTGCTCGCCCAGCTGTCGCCGGAGGAGATCACCATGCTCGCCAAGGAGGTCGATCCGGAT GATTCGTTTCTGCCGCCCAGCCAGCGTACCAACTACGAGTGTGATAAGGCACCGACCGGGCCGCTCGATCGCAAGAAGCTGATCGACCATATTAACAAGCAGGCGCTGGAAACGCCGGACCGCCCGGAGCTGGAACCGTTTGTGCCGGGCGTCGTGCGTGGCAAAAAG TGGATACCACCACCGCAAGCGGCGAAGCTGCAGGCGGCCGACGAGCAGATCGCAATCGATCTCGGCGACGAGTACGAGCAGGCGCTGTCCGATGCGACGCAGGAGGAGATCATCGATCTGGCCGCCATCCTTGGCTTCCACTCGATGATGAACCAGGACCAGTATCACGCCTCGCTGCTCAACAAGGGCCAGCCGGTCGGGCTCGGCTGGGACGGCATCACCAAGTCGGCCATACCGAAGATCTTCCCGGCCGAGGCGCCGAACACGACCGATCCGGAGGAAACGATCCAGCGCATCAAGAGCGACGACAGCAAGCTGGTGGAGGTGAACCTAAACAACATCAAG ACCATCTCGGACGAGCAGTTCGATAAGCTGTTCGAGGCGCTCAAGTCGAACACACACCTGGAGGTGCTGTCGCTCACGAACGTTGGGCTGACCGACCGTACCGCGCTAATGTTGGCTGCCGCGCTCGAACAGAACCACGCCCTGCGGGTGCTGAACGTTGAGACGAACTTCATCAGCCCGACGGTGATTGTGACGCTGGTCAAGAGCCTCCTCACGCAGATGACGATCGAGGAGTTCCGTGCCTCGAACCAG CGATCGCAAGTGTTCGGCAACAAGATCGAGATGGAGattaccgagctggtcgaaaAGAATACCACCCTGCTGCGGCTGGGTTTGCATTTGGAGTTCAACGATGCCCGGCATCGGGTAGCCGCCCATCTGCAGCGTAACATCGACAGAA tTCGAGTCGACAAGCGTGACGGGCGCTCGTCCCGCGGCAGCTACTATCGGCCGGTTCGCATCGAGGAGGAGCTCGCCGAAATGTCGGACGTCGAAGAGGaaccggaggaggaggaggagccgGAAGTTGAGGTGCCGCCCGCCGACTACGACGTCGAGGAGGATCCGGACAACGTGGTGATCCGTCCGCCACCATCCGACGACGAAGATAT TAAGAAAAAATCTCTCACAGCGGCTGCAGtttag
- the LOC120906770 gene encoding tropomodulin isoform X1, giving the protein MAETYEEYEETHHVTRKSVTTFKIEESKNMTSSSTTTKTITTPAKLYGKDVGAYDDIDVDELLAQLSPEEITMLAKEVDPDDSFLPPSQRTNYECDKAPTGPLDRKKLIDHINKQALETPDRPELEPFVPGVVRGKKWIPPPQAAKLQAADEQIAIDLGDEYEQALSDATQEEIIDLAAILGFHSMMNQDQYHASLLNKGQPVGLGWDGITKSAIPKIFPAEAPNTTDPEETIQRIKSDDSKLVEVNLNNIKTISDEQFDKLFEALKSNTHLEVLSLTNVGLTDRTALMLAAALEQNHALRVLNVETNFISPTVIVTLVKSLLTQMTIEEFRASNQRSQVFGNKIEMEITELVEKNTTLLRLGLHLEFNDARHRVAAHLQRNIDRIRVDKRDGRSSRGSYYRPVRIEEELAEMSDVEEEPEEEEEPEVEVPPADYDVEEDPDNVVIRPPPSDDEDIKKKSLTAAAV; this is encoded by the exons ATGGCCGAAACGTATGAGGAGTACGAGGAGACGCACCATGTCACCAGAAAGTCCGTGACCACCTTCAAGATCGAGGAA AGCAAAAACATG ACGTCGTCGTCGACCACCACCAAAACCATCACGACACCGGCCAAACTGTACGGCAAGGATGTCGGCGCGTACGACGATATCGATGTGGACGAGCTGCTCGCCCAGCTGTCGCCGGAGGAGATCACCATGCTCGCCAAGGAGGTCGATCCGGAT GATTCGTTTCTGCCGCCCAGCCAGCGTACCAACTACGAGTGTGATAAGGCACCGACCGGGCCGCTCGATCGCAAGAAGCTGATCGACCATATTAACAAGCAGGCGCTGGAAACGCCGGACCGCCCGGAGCTGGAACCGTTTGTGCCGGGCGTCGTGCGTGGCAAAAAG TGGATACCACCACCGCAAGCGGCGAAGCTGCAGGCGGCCGACGAGCAGATCGCAATCGATCTCGGCGACGAGTACGAGCAGGCGCTGTCCGATGCGACGCAGGAGGAGATCATCGATCTGGCCGCCATCCTTGGCTTCCACTCGATGATGAACCAGGACCAGTATCACGCCTCGCTGCTCAACAAGGGCCAGCCGGTCGGGCTCGGCTGGGACGGCATCACCAAGTCGGCCATACCGAAGATCTTCCCGGCCGAGGCGCCGAACACGACCGATCCGGAGGAAACGATCCAGCGCATCAAGAGCGACGACAGCAAGCTGGTGGAGGTGAACCTAAACAACATCAAG ACCATCTCGGACGAGCAGTTCGATAAGCTGTTCGAGGCGCTCAAGTCGAACACACACCTGGAGGTGCTGTCGCTCACGAACGTTGGGCTGACCGACCGTACCGCGCTAATGTTGGCTGCCGCGCTCGAACAGAACCACGCCCTGCGGGTGCTGAACGTTGAGACGAACTTCATCAGCCCGACGGTGATTGTGACGCTGGTCAAGAGCCTCCTCACGCAGATGACGATCGAGGAGTTCCGTGCCTCGAACCAG CGATCGCAAGTGTTCGGCAACAAGATCGAGATGGAGattaccgagctggtcgaaaAGAATACCACCCTGCTGCGGCTGGGTTTGCATTTGGAGTTCAACGATGCCCGGCATCGGGTAGCCGCCCATCTGCAGCGTAACATCGACAGAA tTCGAGTCGACAAGCGTGACGGGCGCTCGTCCCGCGGCAGCTACTATCGGCCGGTTCGCATCGAGGAGGAGCTCGCCGAAATGTCGGACGTCGAAGAGGaaccggaggaggaggaggagccgGAAGTTGAGGTGCCGCCCGCCGACTACGACGTCGAGGAGGATCCGGACAACGTGGTGATCCGTCCGCCACCATCCGACGACGAAGATAT TAAGAAAAAATCTCTCACAGCGGCTGCAGtttag
- the LOC120906770 gene encoding tropomodulin isoform X9, whose translation MAETYEEYEETHHVTRKSVTTFKIEESKNMTSSSTTTKTITTPAKLYGKDVGAYDDIDVDELLAQLSPEEITMLAKEVDPDDSFLPPSQRTNYECDKAPTGPLDRKKLIDHINKQALETPDRPELEPFVPGVVRGKKWIPPPQAAKLQAADEQIAIDLGDEYEQALSDATQEEIIDLAAILGFHSMMNQDQYHASLLNKGQPVGLGWDGITKSAIPKIFPAEAPNTTDPEETIQRIKSDDSKLVEVNLNNIKTISDEQFDKLFEALKSNTHLEVLSLTNVGLTDRTALMLAAALEQNHALRVLNVETNFISPTVIVTLVKSLLTQMTIEEFRASNQRSQVFGNKIEMEITELVEKNTTLLRLGLHLEFNDARHRVAAHLQRNIDRTRRSHYKIAKNVI comes from the exons ATGGCCGAAACGTATGAGGAGTACGAGGAGACGCACCATGTCACCAGAAAGTCCGTGACCACCTTCAAGATCGAGGAA AGCAAAAACATG ACGTCGTCGTCGACCACCACCAAAACCATCACGACACCGGCCAAACTGTACGGCAAGGATGTCGGCGCGTACGACGATATCGATGTGGACGAGCTGCTCGCCCAGCTGTCGCCGGAGGAGATCACCATGCTCGCCAAGGAGGTCGATCCGGAT GATTCGTTTCTGCCGCCCAGCCAGCGTACCAACTACGAGTGTGATAAGGCACCGACCGGGCCGCTCGATCGCAAGAAGCTGATCGACCATATTAACAAGCAGGCGCTGGAAACGCCGGACCGCCCGGAGCTGGAACCGTTTGTGCCGGGCGTCGTGCGTGGCAAAAAG TGGATACCACCACCGCAAGCGGCGAAGCTGCAGGCGGCCGACGAGCAGATCGCAATCGATCTCGGCGACGAGTACGAGCAGGCGCTGTCCGATGCGACGCAGGAGGAGATCATCGATCTGGCCGCCATCCTTGGCTTCCACTCGATGATGAACCAGGACCAGTATCACGCCTCGCTGCTCAACAAGGGCCAGCCGGTCGGGCTCGGCTGGGACGGCATCACCAAGTCGGCCATACCGAAGATCTTCCCGGCCGAGGCGCCGAACACGACCGATCCGGAGGAAACGATCCAGCGCATCAAGAGCGACGACAGCAAGCTGGTGGAGGTGAACCTAAACAACATCAAG ACCATCTCGGACGAGCAGTTCGATAAGCTGTTCGAGGCGCTCAAGTCGAACACACACCTGGAGGTGCTGTCGCTCACGAACGTTGGGCTGACCGACCGTACCGCGCTAATGTTGGCTGCCGCGCTCGAACAGAACCACGCCCTGCGGGTGCTGAACGTTGAGACGAACTTCATCAGCCCGACGGTGATTGTGACGCTGGTCAAGAGCCTCCTCACGCAGATGACGATCGAGGAGTTCCGTGCCTCGAACCAG CGATCGCAAGTGTTCGGCAACAAGATCGAGATGGAGattaccgagctggtcgaaaAGAATACCACCCTGCTGCGGCTGGGTTTGCATTTGGAGTTCAACGATGCCCGGCATCGGGTAGCCGCCCATCTGCAGCGTAACATCGACAGAA CTCGAAGATCACACTATAAGATAGCGAAGAATGTAATTTAG
- the LOC120906770 gene encoding tropomodulin isoform X3, protein MAETYEEYEETHHVTRKSVTTFKIEESKNMTSSSTTTKTITTPAKLYGKDVGAYDDIDVDELLAQLSPEEITMLAKEVDPDDSFLPPSQRTNYECDKAPTGPLDRKKLIDHINKQALETPDRPELEPFVPGVVRGKKWIPPPQAAKLQAADEQIAIDLGDEYEQALSDATQEEIIDLAAILGFHSMMNQDQYHASLLNKGQPVGLGWDGITKSAIPKIFPAEAPNTTDPEETIQRIKSDDSKLVEVNLNNIKTISDEQFDKLFEALKSNTHLEVLSLTNVGLTDRTALMLAAALEQNHALRVLNVETNFISPTVIVTLVKSLLTQMTIEEFRASNQRSQVFGNKIEMEITELVEKNTTLLRLGLHLEFNDARHRVAAHLQRNIDRIRVDKRDGRSSRGSYYRPVRIEEELAEMSDVEEEPEEEEEPEVEVPPADYDVEEDPDNVVIRPPPSDDEDISKITL, encoded by the exons ATGGCCGAAACGTATGAGGAGTACGAGGAGACGCACCATGTCACCAGAAAGTCCGTGACCACCTTCAAGATCGAGGAA AGCAAAAACATG ACGTCGTCGTCGACCACCACCAAAACCATCACGACACCGGCCAAACTGTACGGCAAGGATGTCGGCGCGTACGACGATATCGATGTGGACGAGCTGCTCGCCCAGCTGTCGCCGGAGGAGATCACCATGCTCGCCAAGGAGGTCGATCCGGAT GATTCGTTTCTGCCGCCCAGCCAGCGTACCAACTACGAGTGTGATAAGGCACCGACCGGGCCGCTCGATCGCAAGAAGCTGATCGACCATATTAACAAGCAGGCGCTGGAAACGCCGGACCGCCCGGAGCTGGAACCGTTTGTGCCGGGCGTCGTGCGTGGCAAAAAG TGGATACCACCACCGCAAGCGGCGAAGCTGCAGGCGGCCGACGAGCAGATCGCAATCGATCTCGGCGACGAGTACGAGCAGGCGCTGTCCGATGCGACGCAGGAGGAGATCATCGATCTGGCCGCCATCCTTGGCTTCCACTCGATGATGAACCAGGACCAGTATCACGCCTCGCTGCTCAACAAGGGCCAGCCGGTCGGGCTCGGCTGGGACGGCATCACCAAGTCGGCCATACCGAAGATCTTCCCGGCCGAGGCGCCGAACACGACCGATCCGGAGGAAACGATCCAGCGCATCAAGAGCGACGACAGCAAGCTGGTGGAGGTGAACCTAAACAACATCAAG ACCATCTCGGACGAGCAGTTCGATAAGCTGTTCGAGGCGCTCAAGTCGAACACACACCTGGAGGTGCTGTCGCTCACGAACGTTGGGCTGACCGACCGTACCGCGCTAATGTTGGCTGCCGCGCTCGAACAGAACCACGCCCTGCGGGTGCTGAACGTTGAGACGAACTTCATCAGCCCGACGGTGATTGTGACGCTGGTCAAGAGCCTCCTCACGCAGATGACGATCGAGGAGTTCCGTGCCTCGAACCAG CGATCGCAAGTGTTCGGCAACAAGATCGAGATGGAGattaccgagctggtcgaaaAGAATACCACCCTGCTGCGGCTGGGTTTGCATTTGGAGTTCAACGATGCCCGGCATCGGGTAGCCGCCCATCTGCAGCGTAACATCGACAGAA tTCGAGTCGACAAGCGTGACGGGCGCTCGTCCCGCGGCAGCTACTATCGGCCGGTTCGCATCGAGGAGGAGCTCGCCGAAATGTCGGACGTCGAAGAGGaaccggaggaggaggaggagccgGAAGTTGAGGTGCCGCCCGCCGACTACGACGTCGAGGAGGATCCGGACAACGTGGTGATCCGTCCGCCACCATCCGACGACGAAGATAT CTCGAAGATCACACTATAA